AGACAAGCCGTTGCAGCGGCCCTCTGCGATCTCGACGCCTCGCCCCTGGCCGTTGGCGCAACATCCCTGTTGGCGGCCTTGGGCTATCGGAGCGACCGGAGCATCGCCCTCACTCCCAACTCCTCCGAGCATTTCCTTGCCACCTATGCCGCGGGACGGCCGTTCCGCCGGGATCGCGCCCTGGTAGATCACTGGACCGGCATCGATCCGTTGTTTCAGCTTACCGCTGAGGAGATCACCATGACGGCACAGACCCGACTGGCCTTTGAACCCACGGGCAAGTGGAACCACGCAATCATTGAGTCATACCTCTTCTTTGCCATCGAACTGAAGCAAGAAACGTATACTCGTACCCAGTTGGCGGAGCTGACTCGGGAGATCAATCGACTCTTTCCCATGCCGGTCATGCTGCTCATCCGCCACGGCCGGTGCCTGACCGTCGCCGTCATCAACCGCCGCCTGCATAAGAAGGATGAATCGAAGGATGTGCTGGAGAAGGTCACTCTCATCAAGGACATCAACCTGTCGAAACCTCATCGCGCCCACGTAGAGATTCTAAGCGATCTCGCGCTTCCCTCGCTGTTGGCACGATACAGCGTGACCAACTTCGTGCAGCTTCACGAAGCCTGGCAAAAGACGCTGGACAGCTCGGAACTGAACAGGCGCTTCTTCCGGGAAGTGGCCAACTGGTACTTCTGGGCCTCCCGGCAGGTCACCTTCCCCAAGGAGGCCGACCCTAACAAAGAGGTCCGCAACGCTACCAGCCTCATCCGCCTGATCACCAGGCTCATCTTCTGCTGGTTCATCAAGGAAAAGGGTCTGATTCCCGACGACCTGTTTCGCCAGGAGAAAGTCCGGCAACTTCTCACGGACCTGAGCCCTAAAGAGAGCACCTATTACAAAGCCATTCTCCAGAACCTGTTCTTTGCCACGCTCAATCAGGAGATGGGCAAGCGGGTATTCCGAAAGCGGACCAGGCAGCCGGGCGGCCGCGACCAGCATTACCTTATCACCAACCTGTACCGCTACGAGGCGCTGTGGCGCGACCCGGCCCAAGCCCTGGAACTGCTCTCAGATATTCCATTTCTCAACGGCGGACTCTTCGAGTGTCTGGACAAGGAAATCGACGAAAAAGGGACCCGCCGCGTCATCCGGATCGACGGCTTCTCCGACCGGGACGACAACGACGTCTCTATCCCTAATCTTCTCTTCTTCGGCGAGGAACAAGAGGCGGACCTCAACGAGGTCTATGGGACGACCGGAAAACGGTACAAGGTCAGCGGACTGTTGCACATCTTCGACCGTTACAAGTTTACCGTCCACGAGAATACGCCGATCGAGGAAGAGGTCGCACTCGACCCGGAATTGTTGGGCAAGGTGTTCGAGAACCTGCTGGCCAGCTATAACCCGGAAACCCAGACCACGGCGCGGAAGCAGACCGGCTCCTTTTACACCCCGCGCGAGGTCGTCAATTACATGGTAGATGAGGCGCTGATCGCCTATTTGGAGTCCAAGCTGACCGCTCCGGATATGAATGCGCGTCTCCGGCACCTGCTCGCCTACAACGACGACCCCCACCAATTCTCCACGGATGAGGTGGGCACGCTCATCGAGGCCACTGACCATCTGAAGATTCTCGATCCGGCCTGCGGCTCCGGCGCCTTTCCGATGGGCATTCTGCACAAGCTGGTCTTCATCCTCGGCAAGCTGGACCCGGGGAACGAGCGTTGGAAGGCCAAGCAGATCGAGAAGGCCTCGGAGATTCCCGATATTACCGTACGAGAGAAAGTGAT
The DNA window shown above is from Candidatus Methylomirabilis lanthanidiphila and carries:
- a CDS encoding Eco57I restriction-modification methylase, whose translation is MSDEVVRQAVAAALCDLDASPLAVGATSLLAALGYRSDRSIALTPNSSEHFLATYAAGRPFRRDRALVDHWTGIDPLFQLTAEEITMTAQTRLAFEPTGKWNHAIIESYLFFAIELKQETYTRTQLAELTREINRLFPMPVMLLIRHGRCLTVAVINRRLHKKDESKDVLEKVTLIKDINLSKPHRAHVEILSDLALPSLLARYSVTNFVQLHEAWQKTLDSSELNRRFFREVANWYFWASRQVTFPKEADPNKEVRNATSLIRLITRLIFCWFIKEKGLIPDDLFRQEKVRQLLTDLSPKESTYYKAILQNLFFATLNQEMGKRVFRKRTRQPGGRDQHYLITNLYRYEALWRDPAQALELLSDIPFLNGGLFECLDKEIDEKGTRRVIRIDGFSDRDDNDVSIPNLLFFGEEQEADLNEVYGTTGKRYKVSGLLHIFDRYKFTVHENTPIEEEVALDPELLGKVFENLLASYNPETQTTARKQTGSFYTPREVVNYMVDEALIAYLESKLTAPDMNARLRHLLAYNDDPHQFSTDEVGTLIEATDHLKILDPACGSGAFPMGILHKLVFILGKLDPGNERWKAKQIEKASEIPDITVREKVIADIEQAFGKNELDYGRKLYLIEHCVYGVDIQPIAVQIAKLRCFISLVVDQREDQKADNLGIRPLPNLETQFVAANTLIGIDRPGQQLLRNQEIDRLEGELRRVRDRHFNARTPATKRKYREEDAVLRRKISTLLEADKLFPHETAEQLAKWDPYDQNACAAFFDPEWMFGVQDGFHITVGNPPYVRADEQSEWNQCQRQQILASKQYETLWEKWDLFVPFIERAYKLLKPGGVTTLIVSDAFCHAKYAQKPQNWFLKNARILRLDFCSDLQIFDAAVHNLIYLFQRSDSAQNVPERRVHMAQFGNVALLPSDEQTKLTHRAFFPEEVHCEGFSNPTLPIGSICYISYGLRPSSDEHEARGEFVTADLVSPMKDEIHCKPYVEGKHLANWLPATNLWLEWGTARAPARFCRPTFPEMYEVSEKIIAQRSPGPAECVNDFETPG